The Pseudomonas sp. IAC-BECa141 genome contains the following window.
ACTGCAACGAGTATCCCAGCCTCGGCGCCAGCGCTTCAGCTCGCGCGGTAAGTGCCTGCATGTCCAGCACCTGATCGAGATCCGCCGGCACGATGAGAATCACGTTGCCCTCCTTCACCGGCAGTTCCCAGTAATGCCGGTGATAGAGCCCGCGCAGCAGCGCCGCGCCCAAGGGTTTGCCGTCATCGGTGGCCCATTGATTGATCACCAGCCAGCCACCGGGATTCAGACGTTTCTGACAGTCACCGAGGAAATTCCACGCAAGGTGCCCTGCGCCAGGGCCGACATCGGTGTACAGGTCGACGAAGATCAGATCTGCAGGTTCAGCGGTCGGCAGCAGCTCAAGGGCATCACCGACGCGGATGTACAGCCGTGGATCATCATCAAGGCCAAGGTATTCGATGGCCAGGCGCGGTACATCCGGACGCAATTCGATGGCTTCGACATCTTCCAGCGGCAGGAACTTGAGGCAGGCCTGGGTCAGCGTCCCCGCGCCCAAGCCGAGAAACAGCGCACTCTCCGGTTGTTCATGGCACAGCGCACCAATCAGCATCGCCCGGGTGTAGTCGTACTCCAGCCAGCTCGGGTCGGCGGTAAACACGCAGCTTTGCTCGATCGCATCGCCGAACTCCAGAAAGCGGTAGTCGGCCACTTCCAGCACGCGAATCACGCCGAACTCATCCTGTACCTCGGCGAGCAACAGCTCGACGCGCTCCTCAGTCATTTCGTCTCCTGGTGGTCACCGGGCGCGGTGACGCGATGGCACCGCTTTGGTGCCGTGGCAAAGCGGCGATTGTCGGCGAAGCGGCGGGAGCAGGTCACGCACTAATTGCTGCTAACATGGCCGTCCGTGCGTAGAACCTTAGAGACCGTGATGAGCCAACCCTGGAGCCCTGACAGCTGGCGCGCCCTGCCGATCCAGCAACAACCCCAATACCCCGACGCCGCGCATCTGCGCCAGGTCGAGCAGACGCTGGCCAGCTACCCGCCGCTGGTGTTTGCCGGCGAAGCGCGCGAGCTGCGTCGTCAGTTTGCTGAAGTCACCCAGGGCCGGGCGTTCCTGCTGCAGGGCGGCGACTGCGCGGAAAGCTTCGCCGAGTTTTCCGCCGCGAAGATCCGCGACACCTTTAAAGTGTTGCTGCAAATGGCGATCGTCATGACCTTCGCCGCCGGCTGCCCTGTGGTGAAAGTCGGGCGCATGGCCGGTCAGTTCGCCAAGCCGCGCTCGGCCAACGACGAGACCATCGACGGCGTGACTCTGCCGGCCTACCGGGGCGACATCGTCAACGGCATCGGTTTCGACTCCGCCAGCCGCGTACCGGATCCGGAGCGTCTGCTGCAGTCGTATCACCAGTCCACCGCCACTCTCAACCTGCTGCGCGCCTTCGCCCAGGGCGGTTTTGCCGACCTGCATCAGGTGCACAAGTGGAATCTGGACTTCATCGCCAACTCGGCGCTGGCCGAAAAGTACAGCCATCTGGCCGACCGCATCGATGAAACCCTGGCGTTCATGCGCGCCTGCGGCATGGACAGCTCGCCGCAACTGCGCGAAACCAGTTTCTTCACCGCCCACGAAGCCCTGCTGCTGAACTACGAAGAAGCCTTCGTGCGCCGCGACAGCCTGACCAACGATTACTACGATTGCTCGGCGCATATGCTGTGGATCGGCGACCGCACCCGTCAGCTCGACGGTGCCCACGTCGAATTCCTGCGCGGGGTGAACAACCCGATCGGTGTCAAAGTCGGCCCGAGCATGAACCCTGACGATCTGATCCGCCTGATCGACGTGCTCAACCCGGACAACGATCCGGGTCGCCTCAATCTGATCGCGCGGATGGGCGCGAACAAGGTCGGCGATCACCTGCCGGCGCTGATTCGCGCGGTACAGCGTGAAGGCAAGCAGGTGCTGTGGAGCTCCGACCCGATGCACGGCAACACCATCAAGGCCAGCAGCGGCTACAAGACCCGCGACTTCGCGCAGATTCTTGGTGAGGTGAAACAGTTCTTCCAGGTTCACGAAGCGGAGGGCAGCTACGCCGGCGGTATCCACATCGAGATGACCGGGCAAAACGTCACCGAATGCATCGGTGGCGCGCGGCCGATCACTGAAGATGGCTTGTCGGATCGCTATCACACCCATTGCGACCCGCGAATGAATGCCGACCAGTCGCTGGAGCTGGCGTTTCTGATTGCCGAGACGCTGAAACAGGTCCGTCGCTGAGTTCGGAAACCTTCATTGTTTGATCGGGCCTCATCGCGGGCAAGCACGGCTCCCACAGGATCGAATTCGTACATTCAGTTTTTGAACGACTCGGTCACTGTGGGAGCTGGCTTGCCAGCGATGAGGCCGGTTCAGTCGCAGCCGATGTGGACCATAGCCAGCCGAAGCCGCCCCGCACTTTCCCGCTGGCAATTGAGCTGCACCTGCTCAAGCCCCAACCAGTCCGCCATGCGCCGCAAGTTCAGCGCCAGTGCCAGCATCCCTGCATCATCCAGCCCCGTTTCTTCCTCGTGCACCGCATGCACTGCAAGGCGCCCCGCCGCCCGTTCGGCGCGCAGGTCAACCCGCGCCGCAATCCGTTCGTTGTGCAGGAACGGCAGCACGTAATAGCCGTAGACCCGCTTGTCCTGCGGGGTGTAAATCTCCAGCCGATAGCGAAAATCGAACAGTCGCTCGGTCCGGCTGCGTTCCCAGATCAGTGAGTCAAACGGCGACAGCAATGCACTGGCCTCAACCTTGCGCGGAATTTTCGGCTCGGGCAGGCAATAGGCGATTTGCCGCCACCCGGCGACTTCGCAGGTCAGCAATTGCCCGTCCTCGACCAGTTCGGCCAGACGCGGGCGGGCATCAGAGGGATTCAGTCTGAAGTAATCACGCAGGTCTTTTTCCGTGCCGACAC
Protein-coding sequences here:
- a CDS encoding spermidine synthase, with translation MTEERVELLLAEVQDEFGVIRVLEVADYRFLEFGDAIEQSCVFTADPSWLEYDYTRAMLIGALCHEQPESALFLGLGAGTLTQACLKFLPLEDVEAIELRPDVPRLAIEYLGLDDDPRLYIRVGDALELLPTAEPADLIFVDLYTDVGPGAGHLAWNFLGDCQKRLNPGGWLVINQWATDDGKPLGAALLRGLYHRHYWELPVKEGNVILIVPADLDQVLDMQALTARAEALAPRLGYSLQSLINCIRPAT
- a CDS encoding class II 3-deoxy-7-phosphoheptulonate synthase, giving the protein MSQPWSPDSWRALPIQQQPQYPDAAHLRQVEQTLASYPPLVFAGEARELRRQFAEVTQGRAFLLQGGDCAESFAEFSAAKIRDTFKVLLQMAIVMTFAAGCPVVKVGRMAGQFAKPRSANDETIDGVTLPAYRGDIVNGIGFDSASRVPDPERLLQSYHQSTATLNLLRAFAQGGFADLHQVHKWNLDFIANSALAEKYSHLADRIDETLAFMRACGMDSSPQLRETSFFTAHEALLLNYEEAFVRRDSLTNDYYDCSAHMLWIGDRTRQLDGAHVEFLRGVNNPIGVKVGPSMNPDDLIRLIDVLNPDNDPGRLNLIARMGANKVGDHLPALIRAVQREGKQVLWSSDPMHGNTIKASSGYKTRDFAQILGEVKQFFQVHEAEGSYAGGIHIEMTGQNVTECIGGARPITEDGLSDRYHTHCDPRMNADQSLELAFLIAETLKQVRR